Proteins co-encoded in one Lasioglossum baleicum chromosome 3, iyLasBale1, whole genome shotgun sequence genomic window:
- the Taf3 gene encoding TBP-associated factor 3 isoform X4 codes for MSTEYSRSVLKMVVAQICQTIGWHSINSTPLEFMVDLMQEYILRTAKLTHQYAEILGRTEANLDDVGLAFQHMNIDMQELSDYIKNVDAVPYPMAVPKFPIRRESHLNFLKPGSREVVTRPMHVHEHLPAMYPNTEEDYITEKSETLLNGSSDLSSNNGTSTNSSMSASPHRMSPQVVFKRPGDPVSFESPIVKRVKVVEEGRPLREIHSVMMTTSGFLSPAREGKLPEARTPHQTRPDSPQSSSYPMVPPELKYDKKPKKIIKKGLEDGKLDKENKKKNRAKELFKPNKADDNKTKKLVGMKELAKLKALKPGGGKSQGTAQGSSSRPSTPKIISPKTTGSPKLTKKTEPKVKPEKVIDVAAGPPPVERKEDTIDKLPSEPDKQKLNIFKKISKPREDKEKDTSEQHKYKELDSRESSPGLIIDENNDKQALRNDTEVKHEEKKAPHTPDVHIHPDGGELIDLPSPGSDVYMFDDMSPPGTPSTPRTPELNMPPTPTDHKKKRKEKISKKKELKSRSPKHCTSPKKTKLSNDPVEVDILDRPKTPQAPEPPLSKEPVFPSTIPFPFFSAFPPAPGLIPHPMFPRFPLPLGRGGPGPHPAMPNLPLPPRFMNLPVKSEDFPNVSKNKIVDREKPVTPLLNESVPLVTKHEKLEKEKEEKPKIVKQDKEILIPAPMNTITMPSASTLTPVTYPPPVPAVPLLPTKNTKVEKLDKNEKKSKEHKKEKKDKLKKKKDKKEKHKEKPEKVKEKKEKVDKKEKIEKVKEKKEKKDKRKEKEKEDKNSEAVPKITLKLGGTASPRPPTPDAVPMKKLTIKTVVKKPEDETKREPSPELAKISALVTRPPKQKSASKKTEEGTLDGSPALPTDTFSANLTSVPLATVPRAKKSLFKALPQREPPPPHFDPPPNIPSVEQQPPFYFDQGGRQVWICPACGNQDDGSPMVGCDDCDAWYHWVCVGMQVPPATSENWYCRFCIAKKQELHHDKKKKKRKKKVKVTA; via the exons ATGTCAACAGAATATAGTAGAAGTGTTTTAAAAATGGTTGTCGCACAAATTTGTCAAACAATTGGGTGGCATTCAATTAATTCAACGCCATTGGAGTTTATGGTTGATCTCATGCAAGAATACATTTTGCGAACAGCAAAACTGACACACCAGTATGCAGAAATTT TGGGAAGAACGGAAGCAAATCTTGATGACGTAGGGTTAGCTTTTCAACATATGAATATTGACATGCAAGAACTATCAGACTACATTAAAAATGTAGATGCAGTACCGTATCCTATGGCGGTACCTAAATTTCCAATTCGACGTGAAAGTCACTTAAATTTTCTCAAACCAGGGAGTCGAGAAGTTGTAACAAGGCCGATGCATGTTCATGAACATTTACCAGCTATGTATCCTAACACCGAAG AAGATTACATAACAGAAAAATCTGAAACTTTACTAAATGGGTCATCCGATTTATCATCGAACAATGGAACATCTACCAATAGTTCTATGAGTGCGTCACCTCATAGAATGTCCCCGCAAGTAGTCTTCAAGCGTCCAGGAGATCCTGTATCGTTTGAAAGTCCAATAGTAAAACGTGTGAAGGTAGTAGAAGAAGGCAGACCATTGCGTGAAATCCACAGTGTAATGATGACCACCTCGGGTTTTTTATCACCTGCGCGGGAAGGAAAATTGCCTGAAGCAAGGACACCGCATCAGACTCGTCCAGACTCACCACAATCCAGTTCTTATCCGATGGTACCACCTGAACTGAAGTACGATAAGAAACCGAAGAAGATCATAAAGAAAGGATTAGAAGATGGCAAGCTTGACAAggagaataaaaagaaaaatcgtgCTAAAGAGTTATTCAAACCAAACAAGGCGGATGATAATAAAACTAAAAAGTTAGTTGGAATGAAAGAGTTAGCCAAATTAAAAGCTTTAAAGCCAGGAGGTGGGAAATCGCAAGGCACTGCACAAGGTTCATCTAGTAGGCCATCTACTCCGAAGATAATATCACCTAAAACAACTGGTAGTCCCAAATTAACGAAAAAAACAGAACCCAAAGTTAAGCCAGAAAAGGTAATAGACGTTGCAGCTGGACCTCCACCAGTAGAAAGAAAAGAAGACACTATTGACAAGCTTCCATCGGAACCTGATAAgcagaaattgaatattttcaaaaagattTCAAAACCACGAGAGGATAAAGAAAAGGATACATCGGAGCAGCATAAATACAAAGAACTCGATTCAAGAGAGAGTTCTCCGGgtttgataattgatgaaaacaACGACAAACAAGCGCTTCGCAATGATACCGAAGTAAAGCATGAGGAGAAAAAGGCCCCGCATACGCCAGATGTACATATTCATCCCGATGGAGGGGAATTAATTGACTTGCCAAGTCCAGGATCGGATGTTTATATGTTCGACGACATGTCCCCACCAGGAACACCTAGCACACCTAGAACACCGGAACTGAACATGCCACCAACTCCCACTGAtcataaaaaaaagagaaaagaaaagattaGTAAAAAGAAGGAACTCAAGTCGAGAAGCCCGAAACATTGTACTAGTCCTAAAAAG ACAAAGCTTTCCAACGATCCGGTGGAGGTGGATATATTAGATCGGCCAAAAACCCCACAGGCACCAGAACCTCCACTTTCCAAAGAACCAGTTTTTCCATCTACAATTCCGTTCCCCTTTTTCTCTGCGTTCCCTCCGGCTCCTGGTTTAATACCCCATCCTATGTTCCCCAGATTTCCGTTGCCTTTAGGAAGGGGTGGTCCTGGCCCACATCCAGCAATGCCAAATTTACCTTTACCGCCTCGTTTCATGAATTTGCCTGTAAAATCAGAAGACTTCCCCAACGtatcgaaaaataaaattgttgatCGAGAGAAACCTGTGACACCTTTGTTAAATGAATCAGTACCTCTGGTAACGAAACATGAGAAATTGGAGAAAGAAAAGGAGGAGAAGCCGAAGATAGTTAAACAAGATAAAGAAATACTTATACCTGCGCCTATGAATACTATTACAATGCCTTCAGCGTCCACACTAACACCAGTTACATATCCTCCACCTGTACCCGCTGTACCATTATTACCCACGAAAAATACGAAAGTCGAAAAATTAGACAAAAATGAAAAG AAATCGAAGGAAcataaaaaggaaaagaaggacaaattgaaaaagaaaaaagacaaGAAGGAGAAACATAAAGAGAAACCAGAGAAagtgaaagaaaagaaagaaaaagttgacaaaaagGAAAAGATCGAGAAAGTCAaggagaagaaagagaaaaaagataaacgaaaagaaaaagag aaGGAAGATAAAAATTCTGAAGCTGTGCCAAAAATAACTTTAAAATTAGGAGGGACAGCTTCTCCAAGACCACCAACCCCAGATGCTGTTCCAATGAAGAAACT AACGATAAAAACAGTAGTGAAAAAACCTGAGGATGAGACGAAACGGGAACCCAGTCCAGAATTGGCGAAAATATCAGCATTAGTAACGCGACCGCCAAAGCAAAAGTCGGCAAGTAAGAAAACAGAGGAGGGAACATTAGATGGAAGCCCTGCTCTTCCTACAGATACTTTCTCTGCCAATCTTACTAGTGTGCCACTCGCAACAGTTCCTCGAGCAAAGAAATCTCTCTTCAAAGCCTTACCTCAGAGAGAACCTCCTCCACCTCATTTTGATCCTCCTCCTAACATCCCTTCGGTGGAACAACAACCACCGTTTTATTTT GATCAAGGTGGTCGTCAAGTGTGGATATGTCCTGCTTGCGGCAACCAGGATGATGGATCGCCTATGGTTGGTTGTGATGATTGTGACGCGTGGTATCATTG
- the Taf3 gene encoding TBP-associated factor 3 isoform X6, producing the protein MSTEYSRSVLKMVVAQICQTIGWHSINSTPLEFMVDLMQEYILRTAKLTHQYAEILGRTEANLDDVGLAFQHMNIDMQELSDYIKNVDAVPYPMAVPKFPIRRESHLNFLKPGSREVVTRPMHVHEHLPAMYPNTEEDYITEKSETLLNGSSDLSSNNGTSTNSSMSASPHRMSPQVVFKRPGDPVSFESPIVKRVKVVEEGRPLREIHSVMMTTSGFLSPAREGKLPEARTPHQTRPDSPQSSSYPMVPPELKYDKKPKKIIKKGLEDGKLDKENKKKNRAKELFKPNKADDNKTKKLVGMKELAKLKALKPGGGKSQGTAQGSSSRPSTPKIISPKTTGSPKLTKKTEPKVKPEKVIDVAAGPPPVERKEDTIDKLPSEPDKQKLNIFKKISKPREDKEKDTSEQHKYKELDSRESSPGLIIDENNDKQALRNDTEVKHEEKKAPHTPDVHIHPDGGELIDLPSPGSDVYMFDDMSPPGTPSTPRTPELNMPPTPTDHKKKRKEKISKKKELKSRSPKHCTSPKKTKLSNDPVEVDILDRPKTPQAPEPPLSKEPVFPSTIPFPFFSAFPPAPGLIPHPMFPRFPLPLGRGGPGPHPAMPNLPLPPRFMNLPVKSEDFPNVSKNKIVDREKPVTPLLNESVPLVTKHEKLEKEKEEKPKIVKQDKEILIPAPMNTITMPSASTLTPVTYPPPVPAVPLLPTKNTKVEKLDKNEKKSKEHKKEKKDKLKKKKDKKEKHKEKPEKVKEKKEKVDKKEKIEKVKEKKEKKDKRKEKEKEDKNSEAVPKITLKLGGTASPRPPTPDAVPMKKLTIKTVVKKPEDETKREPSPELAKISALVTRPPKQKSAKTKADAALKKDDAKEDKENGRIVLPTTPTTTVDQGGRQVWICPACGNQDDGSPMVGCDDCDAWYHWVCVGMQVPPATSENWYCRFCIAKKQELHHDKKKKKRKKKVKVTA; encoded by the exons ATGTCAACAGAATATAGTAGAAGTGTTTTAAAAATGGTTGTCGCACAAATTTGTCAAACAATTGGGTGGCATTCAATTAATTCAACGCCATTGGAGTTTATGGTTGATCTCATGCAAGAATACATTTTGCGAACAGCAAAACTGACACACCAGTATGCAGAAATTT TGGGAAGAACGGAAGCAAATCTTGATGACGTAGGGTTAGCTTTTCAACATATGAATATTGACATGCAAGAACTATCAGACTACATTAAAAATGTAGATGCAGTACCGTATCCTATGGCGGTACCTAAATTTCCAATTCGACGTGAAAGTCACTTAAATTTTCTCAAACCAGGGAGTCGAGAAGTTGTAACAAGGCCGATGCATGTTCATGAACATTTACCAGCTATGTATCCTAACACCGAAG AAGATTACATAACAGAAAAATCTGAAACTTTACTAAATGGGTCATCCGATTTATCATCGAACAATGGAACATCTACCAATAGTTCTATGAGTGCGTCACCTCATAGAATGTCCCCGCAAGTAGTCTTCAAGCGTCCAGGAGATCCTGTATCGTTTGAAAGTCCAATAGTAAAACGTGTGAAGGTAGTAGAAGAAGGCAGACCATTGCGTGAAATCCACAGTGTAATGATGACCACCTCGGGTTTTTTATCACCTGCGCGGGAAGGAAAATTGCCTGAAGCAAGGACACCGCATCAGACTCGTCCAGACTCACCACAATCCAGTTCTTATCCGATGGTACCACCTGAACTGAAGTACGATAAGAAACCGAAGAAGATCATAAAGAAAGGATTAGAAGATGGCAAGCTTGACAAggagaataaaaagaaaaatcgtgCTAAAGAGTTATTCAAACCAAACAAGGCGGATGATAATAAAACTAAAAAGTTAGTTGGAATGAAAGAGTTAGCCAAATTAAAAGCTTTAAAGCCAGGAGGTGGGAAATCGCAAGGCACTGCACAAGGTTCATCTAGTAGGCCATCTACTCCGAAGATAATATCACCTAAAACAACTGGTAGTCCCAAATTAACGAAAAAAACAGAACCCAAAGTTAAGCCAGAAAAGGTAATAGACGTTGCAGCTGGACCTCCACCAGTAGAAAGAAAAGAAGACACTATTGACAAGCTTCCATCGGAACCTGATAAgcagaaattgaatattttcaaaaagattTCAAAACCACGAGAGGATAAAGAAAAGGATACATCGGAGCAGCATAAATACAAAGAACTCGATTCAAGAGAGAGTTCTCCGGgtttgataattgatgaaaacaACGACAAACAAGCGCTTCGCAATGATACCGAAGTAAAGCATGAGGAGAAAAAGGCCCCGCATACGCCAGATGTACATATTCATCCCGATGGAGGGGAATTAATTGACTTGCCAAGTCCAGGATCGGATGTTTATATGTTCGACGACATGTCCCCACCAGGAACACCTAGCACACCTAGAACACCGGAACTGAACATGCCACCAACTCCCACTGAtcataaaaaaaagagaaaagaaaagattaGTAAAAAGAAGGAACTCAAGTCGAGAAGCCCGAAACATTGTACTAGTCCTAAAAAG ACAAAGCTTTCCAACGATCCGGTGGAGGTGGATATATTAGATCGGCCAAAAACCCCACAGGCACCAGAACCTCCACTTTCCAAAGAACCAGTTTTTCCATCTACAATTCCGTTCCCCTTTTTCTCTGCGTTCCCTCCGGCTCCTGGTTTAATACCCCATCCTATGTTCCCCAGATTTCCGTTGCCTTTAGGAAGGGGTGGTCCTGGCCCACATCCAGCAATGCCAAATTTACCTTTACCGCCTCGTTTCATGAATTTGCCTGTAAAATCAGAAGACTTCCCCAACGtatcgaaaaataaaattgttgatCGAGAGAAACCTGTGACACCTTTGTTAAATGAATCAGTACCTCTGGTAACGAAACATGAGAAATTGGAGAAAGAAAAGGAGGAGAAGCCGAAGATAGTTAAACAAGATAAAGAAATACTTATACCTGCGCCTATGAATACTATTACAATGCCTTCAGCGTCCACACTAACACCAGTTACATATCCTCCACCTGTACCCGCTGTACCATTATTACCCACGAAAAATACGAAAGTCGAAAAATTAGACAAAAATGAAAAG AAATCGAAGGAAcataaaaaggaaaagaaggacaaattgaaaaagaaaaaagacaaGAAGGAGAAACATAAAGAGAAACCAGAGAAagtgaaagaaaagaaagaaaaagttgacaaaaagGAAAAGATCGAGAAAGTCAaggagaagaaagagaaaaaagataaacgaaaagaaaaagag aaGGAAGATAAAAATTCTGAAGCTGTGCCAAAAATAACTTTAAAATTAGGAGGGACAGCTTCTCCAAGACCACCAACCCCAGATGCTGTTCCAATGAAGAAACT AACGATAAAAACAGTAGTGAAAAAACCTGAGGATGAGACGAAACGGGAACCCAGTCCAGAATTGGCGAAAATATCAGCATTAGTAACGCGACCGCCAAAGCAAAAGTCGGCAA AGACGAAAGCAGATGCAGCTCTTAAAAAGGATGATGCTAAAGAAGACAAAGAAAATGGCAGGATCGTGCTGCCCACAACACCAACCACTACTGTG GATCAAGGTGGTCGTCAAGTGTGGATATGTCCTGCTTGCGGCAACCAGGATGATGGATCGCCTATGGTTGGTTGTGATGATTGTGACGCGTGGTATCATTG
- the Taf3 gene encoding TBP-associated factor 3 isoform X8, with translation MSTEYSRSVLKMVVAQICQTIGWHSINSTPLEFMVDLMQEYILRTAKLTHQYAEILGRTEANLDDVGLAFQHMNIDMQELSDYIKNVDAVPYPMAVPKFPIRRESHLNFLKPGSREVVTRPMHVHEHLPAMYPNTEEDYITEKSETLLNGSSDLSSNNGTSTNSSMSASPHRMSPQVVFKRPGDPVSFESPIVKRVKVVEEGRPLREIHSVMMTTSGFLSPAREGKLPEARTPHQTRPDSPQSSSYPMVPPELKYDKKPKKIIKKGLEDGKLDKENKKKNRAKELFKPNKADDNKTKKLVGMKELAKLKALKPGGGKSQGTAQGSSSRPSTPKIISPKTTGSPKLTKKTEPKVKPEKVIDVAAGPPPVERKEDTIDKLPSEPDKQKLNIFKKISKPREDKEKDTSEQHKYKELDSRESSPGLIIDENNDKQALRNDTEVKHEEKKAPHTPDVHIHPDGGELIDLPSPGSDVYMFDDMSPPGTPSTPRTPELNMPPTPTDHKKKRKEKISKKKELKSRSPKHCTSPKKTKLSNDPVEVDILDRPKTPQAPEPPLSKEPVFPSTIPFPFFSAFPPAPGLIPHPMFPRFPLPLGRGGPGPHPAMPNLPLPPRFMNLPVKSEDFPNVSKNKIVDREKPVTPLLNESVPLVTKHEKLEKEKEEKPKIVKQDKEILIPAPMNTITMPSASTLTPVTYPPPVPAVPLLPTKNTKVEKLDKNEKKSKEHKKEKKDKLKKKKDKKEKHKEKPEKVKEKKEKVDKKEKIEKVKEKKEKKDKRKEKEKEDKNSEAVPKITLKLGGTASPRPPTPDAVPMKKLTIKTVVKKPEDETKREPSPELAKISALVTRPPKQKSRRKQMQLLKRMMLKKTKKMAGSCCPQHQPLLWIKVVVKCGYVLLAATRMMDRLWLVVMIVTRGIIGCVLVCKYHQLPARTGIAAFV, from the exons ATGTCAACAGAATATAGTAGAAGTGTTTTAAAAATGGTTGTCGCACAAATTTGTCAAACAATTGGGTGGCATTCAATTAATTCAACGCCATTGGAGTTTATGGTTGATCTCATGCAAGAATACATTTTGCGAACAGCAAAACTGACACACCAGTATGCAGAAATTT TGGGAAGAACGGAAGCAAATCTTGATGACGTAGGGTTAGCTTTTCAACATATGAATATTGACATGCAAGAACTATCAGACTACATTAAAAATGTAGATGCAGTACCGTATCCTATGGCGGTACCTAAATTTCCAATTCGACGTGAAAGTCACTTAAATTTTCTCAAACCAGGGAGTCGAGAAGTTGTAACAAGGCCGATGCATGTTCATGAACATTTACCAGCTATGTATCCTAACACCGAAG AAGATTACATAACAGAAAAATCTGAAACTTTACTAAATGGGTCATCCGATTTATCATCGAACAATGGAACATCTACCAATAGTTCTATGAGTGCGTCACCTCATAGAATGTCCCCGCAAGTAGTCTTCAAGCGTCCAGGAGATCCTGTATCGTTTGAAAGTCCAATAGTAAAACGTGTGAAGGTAGTAGAAGAAGGCAGACCATTGCGTGAAATCCACAGTGTAATGATGACCACCTCGGGTTTTTTATCACCTGCGCGGGAAGGAAAATTGCCTGAAGCAAGGACACCGCATCAGACTCGTCCAGACTCACCACAATCCAGTTCTTATCCGATGGTACCACCTGAACTGAAGTACGATAAGAAACCGAAGAAGATCATAAAGAAAGGATTAGAAGATGGCAAGCTTGACAAggagaataaaaagaaaaatcgtgCTAAAGAGTTATTCAAACCAAACAAGGCGGATGATAATAAAACTAAAAAGTTAGTTGGAATGAAAGAGTTAGCCAAATTAAAAGCTTTAAAGCCAGGAGGTGGGAAATCGCAAGGCACTGCACAAGGTTCATCTAGTAGGCCATCTACTCCGAAGATAATATCACCTAAAACAACTGGTAGTCCCAAATTAACGAAAAAAACAGAACCCAAAGTTAAGCCAGAAAAGGTAATAGACGTTGCAGCTGGACCTCCACCAGTAGAAAGAAAAGAAGACACTATTGACAAGCTTCCATCGGAACCTGATAAgcagaaattgaatattttcaaaaagattTCAAAACCACGAGAGGATAAAGAAAAGGATACATCGGAGCAGCATAAATACAAAGAACTCGATTCAAGAGAGAGTTCTCCGGgtttgataattgatgaaaacaACGACAAACAAGCGCTTCGCAATGATACCGAAGTAAAGCATGAGGAGAAAAAGGCCCCGCATACGCCAGATGTACATATTCATCCCGATGGAGGGGAATTAATTGACTTGCCAAGTCCAGGATCGGATGTTTATATGTTCGACGACATGTCCCCACCAGGAACACCTAGCACACCTAGAACACCGGAACTGAACATGCCACCAACTCCCACTGAtcataaaaaaaagagaaaagaaaagattaGTAAAAAGAAGGAACTCAAGTCGAGAAGCCCGAAACATTGTACTAGTCCTAAAAAG ACAAAGCTTTCCAACGATCCGGTGGAGGTGGATATATTAGATCGGCCAAAAACCCCACAGGCACCAGAACCTCCACTTTCCAAAGAACCAGTTTTTCCATCTACAATTCCGTTCCCCTTTTTCTCTGCGTTCCCTCCGGCTCCTGGTTTAATACCCCATCCTATGTTCCCCAGATTTCCGTTGCCTTTAGGAAGGGGTGGTCCTGGCCCACATCCAGCAATGCCAAATTTACCTTTACCGCCTCGTTTCATGAATTTGCCTGTAAAATCAGAAGACTTCCCCAACGtatcgaaaaataaaattgttgatCGAGAGAAACCTGTGACACCTTTGTTAAATGAATCAGTACCTCTGGTAACGAAACATGAGAAATTGGAGAAAGAAAAGGAGGAGAAGCCGAAGATAGTTAAACAAGATAAAGAAATACTTATACCTGCGCCTATGAATACTATTACAATGCCTTCAGCGTCCACACTAACACCAGTTACATATCCTCCACCTGTACCCGCTGTACCATTATTACCCACGAAAAATACGAAAGTCGAAAAATTAGACAAAAATGAAAAG AAATCGAAGGAAcataaaaaggaaaagaaggacaaattgaaaaagaaaaaagacaaGAAGGAGAAACATAAAGAGAAACCAGAGAAagtgaaagaaaagaaagaaaaagttgacaaaaagGAAAAGATCGAGAAAGTCAaggagaagaaagagaaaaaagataaacgaaaagaaaaagag aaGGAAGATAAAAATTCTGAAGCTGTGCCAAAAATAACTTTAAAATTAGGAGGGACAGCTTCTCCAAGACCACCAACCCCAGATGCTGTTCCAATGAAGAAACT AACGATAAAAACAGTAGTGAAAAAACCTGAGGATGAGACGAAACGGGAACCCAGTCCAGAATTGGCGAAAATATCAGCATTAGTAACGCGACCGCCAAAGCAAAAGTCG AGACGAAAGCAGATGCAGCTCTTAAAAAGGATGATGCTAAAGAAGACAAAGAAAATGGCAGGATCGTGCTGCCCACAACACCAACCACTACTGTG GATCAAGGTGGTCGTCAAGTGTGGATATGTCCTGCTTGCGGCAACCAGGATGATGGATCGCCTATGGTTGGTTGTGATGATTGTGACGCGTGGTATCATTG